The following proteins come from a genomic window of Streptococcus oralis:
- a CDS encoding sensor histidine kinase: MAIRTRNFKSLVWTTSLKIVFFHVLIFVLIGYEFTQGSDHVLFTLFFWAGSLLLITFYHILKLLRKIDREIKMLTSKKLLEENQSQLFRIEEMLEVYSDLRSSHQENVRLLEKEQQHNQELILQLSATSHDLKTPLTVIKGNAELLELTQLSQPQVDYAAEILQASHKMEEYCGSLIDYAKTFQIDSNQFSQLSLGDFWAYLQEDWALFSKQESYRFYLQEDCDLSLILSIHLDYLKRALLNILLNALEHANQDQKEVKLMVSVQQDQLVFAIWNNGPAFSEEMLPGAEQLFYQSDQSRNSANPHHGIGLAFSKQVALLHGGRLTLLNPDQGGACVELTISLK, encoded by the coding sequence ATGGCAATTAGAACCCGAAATTTCAAAAGCCTAGTCTGGACAACCAGTTTAAAAATCGTCTTTTTCCATGTTTTGATTTTTGTGCTTATAGGCTATGAATTTACGCAAGGAAGTGATCACGTTCTTTTCACCTTGTTCTTTTGGGCAGGGAGCTTGCTGCTGATTACTTTTTATCATATTTTGAAATTGCTCCGAAAAATCGACAGGGAAATAAAAATGCTAACGAGCAAGAAGCTTTTAGAAGAAAACCAAAGCCAGCTTTTTCGGATCGAGGAAATGCTCGAAGTCTATAGCGATTTACGGAGCAGCCACCAAGAAAATGTTCGTCTTCTAGAAAAAGAGCAGCAGCATAATCAGGAGTTGATTTTACAGCTATCAGCGACATCGCACGATTTGAAGACACCCCTAACTGTGATTAAGGGGAATGCTGAGCTCTTGGAATTGACGCAGTTGAGCCAGCCACAGGTAGACTATGCTGCTGAGATTTTGCAGGCCAGTCACAAGATGGAAGAGTATTGTGGATCTTTGATTGATTACGCTAAAACTTTTCAGATTGATTCTAATCAGTTCAGTCAGCTTTCCTTAGGGGACTTTTGGGCTTATCTCCAGGAAGACTGGGCACTGTTCAGCAAACAGGAAAGCTATCGTTTTTATCTCCAAGAAGATTGTGACCTTAGTCTGATTTTGTCGATTCATTTGGATTATCTCAAGCGAGCTTTGCTCAATATTTTACTGAATGCGCTTGAACATGCTAATCAGGACCAAAAGGAAGTGAAGCTGATGGTATCAGTTCAGCAGGACCAGTTGGTTTTTGCTATCTGGAACAATGGCCCTGCATTTTCAGAGGAGATGCTGCCGGGAGCGGAACAGCTCTTTTATCAGAGTGACCAAAGCCGCAATTCAGCTAATCCCCATCATGGAATCGGCTTAGCCTTTTCTAAACAGGTAGCTCTCTTGCACGGTGGTCGTCTGACCCTGCTCAATCCAGACCAAGGAGGAGCCTGTGTCGAGTTGACAATTTCATTGAAATAA
- a CDS encoding undecaprenyl-diphosphate phosphatase, translating into MYFIEILKSIFFGIVEGITEWLPISSTGHLILVEEFVQYKDQNEAFMSMFNVVIQLGAILAVMVIYFNKLNPFKPGKTKVEVRRTWQLWSKVLVATLPLLLVFKLDDWFDANFHNMVSVAIMLIIYGVAFIYLEKRNKAQAIEPTVTELDKLPYKTALYIGLFQVLALFPGTSRSGATIVGGLLNGTSRSVVTEFTFYLGIPVMFGASALKIFKFIKAGQLLSFGQLFLLLVAMGVAFAVSMVAIRFLTSYVKKHDFTLFGKYRIVLGSVLLLYSFVRLFV; encoded by the coding sequence ATGTATTTTATTGAAATTTTGAAGTCAATCTTTTTTGGGATTGTTGAAGGAATTACAGAATGGTTGCCCATTTCAAGTACTGGCCACTTGATATTGGTTGAAGAATTTGTCCAATACAAGGACCAAAATGAAGCCTTCATGTCTATGTTTAATGTTGTCATTCAGCTTGGTGCCATTTTAGCAGTTATGGTCATTTACTTTAACAAGCTTAATCCTTTCAAACCTGGTAAAACTAAGGTCGAAGTTCGTAGAACTTGGCAATTGTGGTCAAAAGTCTTGGTTGCGACCTTGCCTTTGCTATTGGTCTTTAAATTAGATGATTGGTTTGATGCCAACTTCCATAACATGGTTTCAGTTGCGATTATGTTGATTATTTACGGGGTTGCCTTTATCTATCTTGAAAAAAGAAATAAGGCTCAAGCTATTGAACCAACAGTAACAGAGTTAGACAAGTTGCCTTATAAAACAGCCCTTTACATTGGACTCTTTCAAGTCCTCGCCCTCTTCCCAGGAACGAGCCGTTCAGGTGCGACTATCGTTGGTGGTTTGTTGAATGGAACAAGTCGCTCAGTCGTAACAGAGTTTACCTTCTATCTCGGAATTCCTGTTATGTTCGGAGCCAGTGCTTTAAAGATTTTCAAATTTATTAAAGCAGGTCAACTCTTGAGTTTTGGGCAATTATTCTTGCTCTTAGTCGCTATGGGTGTTGCCTTTGCGGTCAGCATGGTTGCCATTCGTTTCTTGACCAGCTATGTGAAGAAGCACGACTTTACACTCTTTGGTAAATACCGTATCGTACTTGGTAGTGTCTTGTTGCTCTATAGTTTTGTGCGTTTATTTGTATAA
- a CDS encoding ABC transporter ATP-binding protein: MEHMVKIEEVCKKHGSKQILKDISFTARSGRITAFLGPNGAGKSSTLRILLGLDRATAGTATFDGRTYQSMTYPLRTVGAAFDGIGGLPNRKVYDHLRIIAASNAIPKSRIDEVLEMTGIAHKRKALLSSLSLGEGQRLGLAAALLGDPQFLILDEPTNGLDPSGIKWFRKFIRQQADLGKTVLLSSHILSEVQMVTDDVVLIHHGRIIEQGRLKEVLQDSDSLEDLFFDLTEEV, translated from the coding sequence ATGGAACATATGGTGAAAATAGAAGAAGTCTGCAAAAAGCATGGCAGTAAGCAGATTTTAAAAGATATTTCTTTTACAGCTAGAAGTGGTCGGATTACAGCTTTTCTGGGTCCAAATGGTGCAGGGAAAAGTTCGACCTTGAGGATTCTCTTGGGGTTAGATCGGGCGACAGCAGGAACTGCGACTTTTGATGGGCGAACTTATCAGTCAATGACTTATCCGCTCAGAACGGTAGGTGCAGCCTTTGATGGCATTGGCGGTCTGCCCAATCGAAAGGTCTATGACCACTTGAGAATTATTGCGGCGAGTAATGCTATTCCCAAGTCTCGGATCGATGAGGTTTTGGAGATGACTGGAATCGCTCATAAGAGGAAGGCTCTCTTGTCAAGCCTGTCTCTGGGGGAAGGCCAGCGGCTGGGTCTGGCCGCAGCTTTGCTAGGTGATCCTCAGTTTCTTATATTAGATGAACCGACCAATGGACTGGACCCAAGTGGGATTAAGTGGTTTAGAAAGTTCATCCGTCAGCAGGCTGATTTAGGGAAAACGGTACTTCTATCATCCCACATCCTGTCAGAGGTGCAAATGGTGACAGATGATGTGGTCTTGATTCATCATGGGCGAATTATTGAGCAAGGGCGATTGAAAGAGGTGCTGCAAGATTCAGACAGTCTAGAAGATCTCTTCTTTGATTTGACAGAGGAGGTTTAA
- a CDS encoding lantibiotic ABC transporter permease, translating into MIKALLRSEWIKFRSYYLALGAALVVLVVVPFFLMNLDYSQTAVGQTKALSETLHALYLAQPVIVIFTSLYFAQEFVKSGMRTNFLTVSNRKAWLAGKFLFLALLLLVLYSIMIGSCFFVMLARFDLDFSWSLLGKFLYYSSFGLFSNLFLAFLAAGLALLFQSWVVPVSVLFPLLIGLSRLLATFIKEAKYLPDLATLNLFEYEGLQQLIDLSGLGIQLLWLALVWSSAIFLTLKRDVR; encoded by the coding sequence ATGATAAAAGCTCTGCTTAGAAGTGAATGGATTAAGTTCCGTTCTTACTATCTCGCTCTTGGTGCAGCCTTGGTGGTTCTGGTAGTCGTTCCATTTTTTCTGATGAATCTTGACTATAGTCAGACAGCAGTTGGCCAGACGAAAGCGCTGAGCGAGACTTTGCATGCCCTCTATCTGGCGCAGCCTGTCATCGTCATCTTTACTTCGCTCTATTTTGCTCAGGAGTTTGTCAAGTCAGGGATGCGAACGAATTTTCTAACCGTATCAAATAGAAAGGCTTGGTTGGCTGGGAAATTCCTTTTTCTGGCCTTGCTGCTCTTGGTTCTCTACAGTATCATGATAGGCAGCTGTTTTTTTGTTATGCTGGCTCGTTTTGACCTAGACTTTAGCTGGTCCTTGCTGGGGAAATTCCTTTATTACAGCTCTTTTGGTCTTTTTAGCAATCTTTTTCTGGCTTTTTTAGCTGCCGGCCTCGCTTTGCTATTTCAATCTTGGGTTGTGCCAGTGTCGGTGCTCTTTCCTCTCTTGATTGGTCTCAGCCGTTTATTGGCAACGTTCATCAAGGAGGCAAAGTACCTGCCCGATCTGGCTACCCTAAATCTTTTTGAGTATGAAGGGCTTCAGCAGTTAATAGATCTATCAGGGCTGGGAATACAGCTGTTATGGTTAGCTTTAGTTTGGAGCTCTGCTATATTTTTAACCTTGAAACGAGATGTTCGCTAG
- the pflB gene encoding formate C-acetyltransferase produces MVVKTVVEAQDIFDKAWEGFKGVDWKEKASVSRFVQANYTPYDGDESFLAGPTERSLHIKKIVEETKAHYEETRFPMDTRPTSIADIPAGFIDKENELIFGIQNDELFKLNFMPKGGIRMAETTLKENGYEPDPAVHEIFTKYVTTVNDGIFRAYTSNIRRARHAHTVTGLPDAYSRGRIIGVYARLALYGADYLMQEKVNDWNAIKEIDEETIRLREEVNLQYQALQQVVRLGDLYGVDVRKPAMNVKEAIQWVNIAFMAVCRVINGAATSLGRVPIVLDIFAERDLARGTFTESEIQEFVDDFVMKLRTVKFARTKAYDQLYSGDPTFITTSMAGMGNDGRHRVTKMDYRFLNTLDNIGNSPEPNLTVLWTDKLPYNFRRYCMHMSHKHSSIQYEGVTTMAKDGYGEMSCISCCVSPLDPENEDQRHNIQYFGARVNVLKALLTGLNGGYDDVHKDYKVFDIDPIRDEVLEFESVKANFEKSLDWLTDTYVDALNIIHYMTDKYNYEAVQMAFLPTKQRANMGFGICGFANTVDTLSAIKYATVKPIRDEDGYIYDYETIGEYPRWGEDDPRSNELAEWLIEAYTTRLRSHKLYKDAEATVSLLTITSNVAYSKQTGNSPVHKGVYLNEDGSVNLSKLEFFSPGANPSNKAKGGWLQNLNSLASLDFGYAADGISLTTQVSPRALGKTRDEQVDNLVTILDGYFENGGQHVNLNVMDLNDVYEKIMSGEDVIVRISGYCVNTKYLTPEQKTELTQRVFHEVLSMDDALS; encoded by the coding sequence ATGGTTGTTAAGACAGTTGTTGAAGCACAAGACATTTTTGACAAAGCTTGGGAAGGCTTCAAAGGCGTAGATTGGAAAGAAAAAGCAAGCGTTTCTCGCTTCGTTCAAGCTAACTACACACCTTACGATGGAGATGAAAGCTTCCTTGCTGGACCAACAGAACGTTCACTTCACATCAAAAAGATTGTAGAAGAAACAAAAGCACACTACGAAGAAACTCGTTTCCCAATGGACACTCGTCCAACATCTATTGCTGATATTCCTGCTGGATTTATCGACAAAGAAAACGAATTGATCTTTGGTATCCAAAACGATGAACTCTTCAAATTGAACTTCATGCCAAAAGGTGGTATCCGTATGGCTGAAACGACTTTGAAAGAAAATGGATACGAACCAGATCCAGCTGTTCACGAAATCTTCACTAAATATGTAACAACAGTTAACGACGGTATCTTCCGTGCTTACACTTCAAACATCCGTCGTGCTCGTCACGCTCACACTGTAACTGGTCTTCCAGATGCCTACTCACGTGGACGTATCATTGGTGTTTACGCACGTCTTGCTCTTTACGGTGCAGATTATTTGATGCAAGAAAAAGTAAACGACTGGAATGCAATTAAAGAAATTGATGAAGAAACAATCCGTCTTCGTGAAGAAGTAAACCTTCAATACCAAGCATTGCAACAAGTTGTTCGCTTGGGTGACCTTTACGGAGTTGATGTTCGCAAACCAGCGATGAACGTTAAAGAAGCGATCCAATGGGTTAACATCGCCTTCATGGCTGTCTGCCGTGTGATCAACGGTGCTGCAACGTCTCTAGGACGTGTGCCAATCGTACTTGATATCTTTGCAGAACGTGACCTTGCTCGTGGTACATTTACTGAATCAGAAATCCAAGAGTTCGTTGATGATTTCGTTATGAAACTTCGTACAGTTAAATTTGCTCGTACAAAAGCTTATGACCAATTGTACTCAGGTGACCCAACCTTCATCACAACTTCTATGGCTGGTATGGGTAACGACGGTCGTCATCGTGTTACTAAGATGGACTACCGTTTCTTGAACACTCTTGACAACATCGGTAACTCTCCAGAGCCAAACTTGACAGTTCTTTGGACTGACAAATTGCCATACAACTTCCGTCGCTACTGTATGCACATGAGCCACAAACACTCTTCTATCCAATACGAAGGTGTAACAACAATGGCTAAAGATGGATACGGAGAAATGAGCTGTATCTCATGCTGTGTGTCACCACTTGACCCAGAAAACGAAGATCAACGCCACAACATCCAGTACTTCGGTGCTCGTGTAAACGTTCTTAAAGCCCTTCTTACTGGTTTGAACGGTGGTTACGACGATGTTCACAAAGACTACAAAGTATTTGACATCGATCCTATCCGTGACGAAGTTCTTGAATTCGAATCAGTTAAAGCGAACTTTGAAAAATCTCTTGATTGGTTGACTGACACTTATGTAGATGCTTTGAACATCATCCACTACATGACTGACAAGTACAACTACGAAGCTGTTCAAATGGCCTTCTTGCCAACTAAACAACGTGCCAACATGGGATTCGGTATCTGTGGATTTGCTAACACTGTTGATACATTGTCAGCGATTAAATACGCCACTGTTAAACCAATCCGTGATGAGGATGGCTACATCTACGATTACGAAACAATCGGTGAATACCCACGTTGGGGTGAAGATGACCCACGTTCAAACGAATTAGCAGAATGGTTGATCGAAGCTTACACAACTCGTCTACGTAGTCACAAACTTTACAAAGATGCAGAAGCTACAGTATCACTTTTGACAATCACATCTAACGTTGCTTACTCTAAACAAACTGGTAACTCACCAGTCCACAAAGGTGTATACCTCAACGAAGATGGTTCTGTGAACTTGTCTAAACTTGAATTCTTCTCACCAGGTGCTAACCCATCTAACAAAGCTAAAGGTGGATGGTTGCAAAACTTGAACTCACTTGCTAGCCTAGACTTTGGTTACGCAGCTGACGGTATCTCATTAACAACTCAAGTTTCTCCACGTGCTCTTGGTAAGACTCGTGACGAACAAGTGGATAACTTGGTAACAATCCTTGATGGTTACTTCGAAAACGGTGGACAACACGTTAACTTGAACGTTATGGACTTGAACGATGTTTACGAAAAGATCATGTCAGGTGAAGATGTTATCGTGCGTATCTCTGGATACTGTGTAAACACTAAATACCTCACTCCAGAACAAAAAACTGAATTGACACAACGTGTCTTCCACGAAGTTCTTTCAATGGATGACGCATTGAGCTAA
- a CDS encoding response regulator transcription factor: MELMRQYRILVVDDDRSILKLVKNVLELDAYDVTTLDRIEELELTHFVGYDLILLDVMMEPVNGFELCSYIRPHLSCPIIFLTAKELEADKVVGLFRGADDYIVKPFGTKEFLARVRAHLRREERREERYSEISSCQFYPDRYEVACFGKVLKFSEREFKLLHLLASNPKQTFSAERLHTLLYPESSETQLRSISEYVYQIRQKCKQEGLQAIATVRGVGYRWQLEPEISKA, translated from the coding sequence ATGGAACTCATGAGACAGTATCGTATTTTGGTGGTTGATGACGACCGGAGCATTTTGAAGCTGGTGAAAAACGTCCTAGAGCTCGATGCTTATGATGTGACGACGCTTGATCGGATAGAAGAGCTAGAGCTGACGCATTTTGTCGGATATGACTTGATTCTGTTGGATGTGATGATGGAGCCTGTTAATGGTTTTGAGTTGTGTTCCTACATTCGTCCTCATCTTTCGTGTCCAATCATCTTTCTGACGGCTAAGGAATTGGAGGCGGATAAGGTGGTGGGACTCTTTCGTGGAGCAGATGATTATATTGTCAAGCCTTTTGGGACCAAAGAATTTCTGGCGCGTGTCAGAGCTCATCTTCGGCGGGAGGAAAGACGTGAGGAGCGATATTCTGAAATTTCTTCTTGTCAATTTTATCCGGATCGCTATGAAGTTGCCTGTTTTGGTAAAGTCTTGAAATTTTCAGAGCGAGAGTTTAAGTTGCTACATTTACTAGCTAGCAATCCCAAGCAGACCTTTTCAGCTGAACGCTTGCATACCTTGCTTTATCCAGAAAGCTCAGAAACACAGCTTCGCTCCATTTCAGAATACGTATATCAGATTCGTCAAAAATGCAAACAAGAAGGGCTGCAAGCAATCGCAACAGTGAGAGGAGTAGGCTATAGATGGCAATTAGAACCCGAAATTTCAAAAGCCTAG
- a CDS encoding ATP-dependent Clp protease ATP-binding subunit — MNNNFNNFNNMDDLFNQLMGGMRGYSSENRRYLINGREVTPEEFAHYRATGQLPGNAESDAQMQQHASGMKQDGVLAKLGRNLTAEAREGKLDPVIGRNKEIQETSEILSRRTKNNPVLVGDAGVGKTAVVEGLAQAIVNGDVPAAIKNKEIISIDISGLEAGTQYRGSFEENVQNLVNEVKEAGNIILFFDEIHQILGAGSTGGDSGSKGLADILKPALSRGELTVIGATTQDEYRNTILKNAALARRFNEVKVNAPSAEDTFKILQGIRDLYQQHHNVILPDEVLKAAVDYSVQYIPQRSLPDKAIDLVDVTAAHLAAQHPVTDVHAVEREIEAEKDKQEKAVEAEDFEAALNAKTRIAELEKKIENHTEDMKVTASVNDVAESVERMTGIPVSQMGASDIERLKDMAHRLEHKVIGQDKAVEAVARAIRRNRAGFDEGNRPIGSVLFVGPTGVGKTELAKQLALDMFGTKDAIIRLDMSEYSDRTAVSKLIGTTAGYVGYDDNSNTLTERVRRNPYSIILLDEIEKADPQVITLLLQVLDDGRLTDGQGNTVNFKNTVIIATSNAGFGYEANLTEDADKPELMDRLKPFFRPEFLNRFNAVIEFSHLNKEDLSKIVDLMLAEVNQTLAKKDIDLEVSQAAKDFITEEGYDEVMGVRPLRRVVEQQIRDKVTDFHLDHLDAKHLEADMEDGVLVIREKA, encoded by the coding sequence ATGAACAACAACTTTAATAACTTTAACAACATGGATGATTTATTTAACCAATTGATGGGTGGCATGCGAGGATACAGTTCTGAAAACCGTCGCTACTTGATTAATGGACGTGAAGTGACACCTGAGGAATTTGCTCACTATCGTGCAACTGGTCAATTGCCAGGAAATGCAGAATCTGATGCGCAAATGCAACAACACGCTTCAGGTATGAAACAAGACGGTGTCCTTGCTAAACTAGGTCGTAACTTGACAGCGGAAGCTCGTGAGGGCAAGTTGGATCCTGTTATCGGACGAAACAAGGAAATTCAAGAAACATCTGAAATCCTCTCACGTCGTACGAAAAATAATCCTGTTCTAGTCGGAGATGCAGGTGTTGGTAAGACAGCCGTTGTCGAAGGTCTAGCACAAGCGATTGTGAATGGAGATGTTCCGGCAGCCATCAAGAACAAGGAAATTATTTCTATTGATATCTCAGGTCTTGAGGCTGGTACTCAATACCGTGGTAGCTTTGAAGAAAACGTTCAAAACCTAGTCAACGAGGTGAAAGAAGCAGGGAATATTATCCTCTTCTTTGATGAAATTCATCAAATTCTCGGTGCTGGTAGCACTGGTGGAGACAGTGGCTCCAAGGGGCTTGCGGACATTCTCAAGCCAGCTCTCTCTCGTGGTGAGTTGACTGTTATTGGGGCAACGACTCAAGACGAATACCGTAACACTATCTTAAAGAATGCAGCTCTTGCTCGTCGTTTCAACGAAGTCAAGGTCAATGCTCCTTCAGCAGAGGATACCTTTAAAATCCTTCAAGGAATTCGTGATCTTTATCAACAACACCACAATGTTATCTTGCCAGACGAAGTCTTGAAAGCAGCAGTGGATTATTCTGTCCAATACATTCCTCAACGTAGCTTGCCAGATAAGGCCATTGACCTTGTCGATGTAACAGCTGCTCACTTGGCAGCTCAACATCCAGTAACAGATGTTCATGCTGTCGAACGGGAAATCGAGGCAGAAAAGGACAAGCAAGAAAAAGCAGTTGAGGCAGAAGATTTCGAAGCAGCTCTTAATGCTAAAACACGCATTGCAGAATTAGAAAAGAAAATCGAAAACCACACAGAAGATATGAAGGTGACTGCGAGTGTCAACGATGTGGCTGAATCTGTAGAACGTATGACTGGTATTCCGGTATCACAAATGGGAGCATCAGACATCGAACGTTTGAAAGATATGGCTCATCGTTTGGAACACAAGGTTATCGGCCAAGATAAGGCAGTAGAAGCAGTGGCTCGTGCTATCCGTCGTAACCGTGCAGGATTTGATGAAGGCAATCGCCCAATCGGTAGCGTCCTCTTTGTAGGGCCTACTGGGGTTGGGAAGACCGAGCTTGCTAAGCAATTGGCGCTCGATATGTTTGGAACCAAGGATGCGATTATCCGTTTGGATATGTCTGAATATAGTGACCGCACAGCTGTTTCTAAGTTAATCGGTACAACAGCAGGTTATGTGGGGTATGATGACAATAGCAATACCTTGACAGAACGAGTTCGTCGTAATCCATACTCTATCATTCTCTTGGACGAAATTGAAAAGGCTGATCCTCAAGTAATCACCCTCCTCCTCCAAGTCTTGGATGATGGTCGTTTGACAGATGGCCAAGGAAATACCGTGAACTTCAAGAACACTGTCATTATCGCGACATCAAATGCTGGATTTGGCTATGAAGCCAACTTGACAGAAGATGCAGATAAACCAGAGTTGATGGATCGCTTGAAACCATTCTTCCGTCCAGAGTTTCTTAACCGCTTTAACGCAGTTATCGAGTTCTCACACTTAAATAAGGAAGACCTTTCTAAGATTGTGGACTTGATGTTGGCTGAAGTAAACCAAACCTTGGCTAAGAAAGATATTGATTTGGAAGTCAGCCAAGCAGCTAAGGACTTTATCACAGAAGAAGGTTATGACGAAGTCATGGGTGTTCGTCCTCTCCGACGCGTAGTCGAACAACAAATCCGTGATAAGGTGACGGACTTCCACTTGGATCACCTAGATGCTAAACATCTGGAAGCAGATATGGAAGATGGCGTTTTGGTCATTCGAGAAAAAGCCTAA
- a CDS encoding S-ribosylhomocysteine lyase, giving the protein MSKEVIVESFELDHTIVKAPYVRLIGEETGPKGDVISNFDIRLVQPNEDSIPTAGLHTIEHLLAKLIRTRIDGMIDCSPFGCRTGFHMIMWERHTSAEIAAVIKDSLKEIAETTTWEDVPGTTIESCGNYKDHSLFSAKEWAKLILEQGISDDAFERHVI; this is encoded by the coding sequence ATGTCAAAAGAAGTTATTGTTGAAAGTTTTGAACTTGACCACACCATTGTTAAAGCACCCTATGTTCGCTTAATTGGGGAAGAAACAGGACCAAAGGGAGATGTCATCTCCAACTTTGATATTCGCTTGGTGCAGCCAAATGAGGATTCTATCCCTACTGCTGGCCTTCACACTATCGAACACCTCTTGGCCAAACTCATCCGTACCCGCATTGACGGTATGATTGACTGTTCACCGTTTGGTTGCCGTACAGGCTTCCACATGATTATGTGGGAACGTCATACCAGCGCCGAGATTGCAGCTGTTATCAAGGATTCGCTCAAGGAAATCGCTGAGACCACTACTTGGGAAGATGTGCCTGGAACAACCATCGAATCTTGTGGAAACTACAAGGACCACAGCCTCTTTTCTGCTAAAGAATGGGCTAAACTCATCCTGGAACAAGGTATTTCAGATGATGCCTTTGAACGCCATGTCATCTAA
- a CDS encoding lantibiotic ABC transporter permease — protein sequence MKEAMSLLHSEWLKIRSIKAFKVSVAFMLLLVPVVSWLEGRQYLSIGLDATPETVPNLINAIDPLEYLGLNGASMAVMVLVILAGILGAMEFQSHSLRTSLLTCNNRLKLLVGKLMTFTCFSLATSFLSIYFSYMVMHLALGKEGLDPILLNQAAWSLILWKTLSLTLLGILSFLLGLLARTMLVPLLFLVPQIYNLGNYLAAHTSWGTYLPQPAGELFAATPTSQYANNPLQGLLILGAWLLVIGGMASLRFLKTDLGGRY from the coding sequence ATGAAAGAAGCGATGTCTTTATTGCATTCAGAATGGTTGAAAATCCGCTCAATCAAGGCTTTCAAAGTGAGTGTGGCCTTCATGCTGCTATTGGTGCCTGTCGTATCCTGGTTGGAGGGCCGACAGTATCTGTCTATCGGCTTGGATGCTACGCCTGAGACGGTTCCTAATCTGATAAACGCCATTGATCCGCTGGAATATCTAGGTCTCAACGGGGCTTCTATGGCGGTCATGGTTTTGGTCATTTTAGCTGGAATTTTGGGAGCTATGGAATTTCAGTCTCATAGCTTGAGAACCAGTCTCTTGACCTGTAATAACCGCCTGAAGTTGCTTGTGGGGAAACTCATGACCTTTACTTGCTTTTCTCTTGCCACTAGCTTTTTATCAATCTACTTTAGTTATATGGTCATGCATCTCGCTTTAGGAAAGGAAGGACTTGATCCGATTCTGCTCAATCAGGCAGCTTGGAGTTTGATTTTGTGGAAAACCTTATCTCTGACCTTATTGGGAATCCTTTCGTTTTTGTTAGGTTTATTGGCTCGGACCATGCTAGTTCCTCTGCTTTTTCTCGTACCACAGATCTATAATCTGGGAAACTACCTGGCAGCTCACACGAGTTGGGGGACTTATTTGCCACAGCCAGCAGGAGAGTTGTTTGCTGCAACGCCAACTTCCCAATATGCTAACAATCCCTTGCAAGGGCTGTTGATACTTGGTGCATGGTTGCTAGTCATCGGCGGCATGGCTTCTCTGCGCTTTTTGAAGACGGATTTAGGAGGGCGATACTGA
- the dinB gene encoding DNA polymerase IV, translated as MLIFPLINDLSRKIIHIDMDAFFAAVEIRDNPKLKGKPVIIGSDPRQTGGRGVVSTCSYEARAFGVHSAMSSKEAYERCPQAVFISGNYEKYKTVGLEIRAIFKRYTDLIEPMSIDEAYLDVTENKLGIKSAVKIARLIQQDIWQELHLTASAGVSYNKFLAKMASDYQKPHGLTVILPDQAQDFLKQMDIAKFHGVGKKTVEHLHEMGIYTGADLLDVSEVTLIDRFGRLGFNLYRKARGIHNSPVKADRIRKSIGKEKTYGKILQVEEDIKKELTLLSEKVALNLSKQDKAGKIIILKIRYADFSTLTRRKSLPQATQDASQISQTALQLYEELAEKEKGVRLLGVTVTGF; from the coding sequence ATGCTCATATTTCCATTGATTAATGATTTGTCCAGAAAAATCATCCATATCGACATGGATGCCTTTTTTGCTGCGGTGGAAATAAGAGACAATCCTAAGTTAAAAGGAAAACCTGTCATTATTGGGAGCGATCCCAGACAAACAGGCGGACGAGGAGTTGTGTCTACCTGTAGCTACGAAGCACGAGCTTTTGGTGTTCATTCAGCCATGAGTTCTAAAGAAGCTTATGAGCGTTGTCCTCAAGCCGTCTTTATCTCGGGAAATTATGAAAAATACAAAACTGTGGGACTTGAGATTCGAGCTATTTTTAAACGTTACACCGACCTGATTGAACCTATGAGTATTGACGAAGCCTACTTGGATGTGACAGAAAATAAACTCGGTATCAAGTCAGCTGTCAAAATAGCTCGTCTCATCCAACAGGATATCTGGCAGGAACTACACCTGACTGCTTCTGCTGGCGTTTCTTACAATAAATTTTTAGCTAAAATGGCCAGCGATTATCAAAAGCCACATGGTTTGACAGTTATCCTCCCAGATCAGGCCCAAGACTTTCTCAAACAAATGGATATTGCTAAATTTCATGGAGTGGGCAAGAAAACAGTTGAACACCTTCATGAAATGGGCATTTATACTGGTGCAGACTTATTGGATGTCTCAGAAGTCACTTTAATCGATCGGTTCGGCAGACTCGGTTTTAACCTTTATCGAAAGGCTAGGGGCATTCATAATTCACCGGTCAAGGCCGACCGCATTCGTAAGTCCATCGGCAAGGAGAAAACCTATGGAAAGATCCTACAAGTAGAAGAAGACATCAAAAAAGAGCTGACTCTACTCTCCGAAAAGGTAGCTCTCAATCTCAGTAAACAGGACAAAGCTGGAAAAATCATTATCCTAAAAATACGATATGCTGACTTCTCCACTCTAACTAGACGAAAAAGCCTCCCACAAGCAACACAGGACGCTAGTCAGATTTCTCAAACTGCCCTTCAACTCTACGAAGAACTAGCTGAAAAAGAGAAAGGCGTTCGTTTGCTAGGAGTAACAGTAACAGGATTTTAA